Proteins from one Panicum virgatum strain AP13 chromosome 7K, P.virgatum_v5, whole genome shotgun sequence genomic window:
- the LOC120641676 gene encoding classical arabinogalactan protein 9-like, whose product MQSPRPPPPAWVYPLLCAARAAGSAARRRALTRAQQLPFRSAALPSYLCPAERRPLPPLASPPPPYPSAMDATAPAAATLLPGRVACSPCHSSTTSAPPASHRRRPLAVSVRCQSTSVDKEQQPPPPRPKQRNLLDNASNLLTNFLSGGSVGTIPLAEGAVTDLFGKSLFFSLYDWFLEVNAPPTVPGRT is encoded by the exons ATGCAGTCCCCGCGCCCACCTCCTCCTGCGTGGGTGTATCCTCTGCTCTGCGCTGCCCGGGCAGCCGGTTCTGCAGCTCGTCGGCGCGCTCTAACGCGTGCTCAGCAACTTCCGTTCCGCTCCGCTGCTCTGCCGTCTTATCTGTGCCCAGCGGAGCGGAGGCCTCTGCCACCGCTcgcgagccccccccccccctacccCAGCGCCATGGACGCGaccgcaccggccgccgccacacTGCTCCCGGGGCGCGTCGCTTGCTCGCCGTGTCACAGCTCCACGACATCGGCTCCACCCGCGTCTCACAGGAGGCGCCCCCTCGCCGTCAGCGTCAG GTGCCAGTCCACCAGTGTCGACAaggagcagcagccgccgccgcccaggccgaAGCAGCGGAACCTGCTTGACAACGCCAGCAACCTGCTCACCAACTTCCTCAGCGGGGGCAGCGTCGGAACCATCCCCCTCGCCGAGGGAGCCGTCACCGACCTCTTCGGCAAGTCCCTCTTCTTCTCGTTGTACGATTGGTTCCTCGAAGTGAATGCGCCCCCCACCGTACCCGGCCgcacctag
- the LOC120641677 gene encoding probable protein-S-isoprenylcysteine O-methyltransferase → MRHPLVATSLGEASPSSPRARAPQSPSESLGLQIPAVPMSARRQAWQFAAALVFFHGSEYVLAAAFHGRRNVTATSLLISKQYVLAMSFAMLEHLTEILIFPEVKEYWFVSNIGLLMVLIGEIIRKLAVVTAGRAFTHVIRIYHEDQHQLITHGVYRFMRHPGYSGFLIWAVGTQVMLCNPVSTVAFTYVLWRFFSKRIPYEEFFLRQFFGSEYEEYAQRVHSGLPFIK, encoded by the exons ATGCGGCATCCCCTCGTCGCCACATCTCTCGGCGAAGCATCTCCTTCTAGTCCTAGAGCTAGAGCACCCCAGAGCCCTAGCGAAAGCCTCGGGCTCCAGATCCCCGCCGTGCCCATGTCGGCCAGGAGACAGGCGTGGCAGTTCGCGGCCGCGCTGGTCTTCTTCCACGGCTCGGAGtacgtcctcgccgccgctttCCACGGCCGTCGGAACGTCACCGCCACCT CACTTCTTATTAGCAAGCAGTATGTATTGGCAATGAGTTTTGCGATGCTGGAACACCTGACAGAAATACTGATCTTCCCGGAAGTAAAAGAGTACTGGTTTGTCAGTAATATTGGCCTTCTAATGGTGCTTATCGGTGAAATTATCCGTAAACTTGCTGTTGTGACAGCTGGGCGAGCCTTCACTCATGTTATCAGAATTTATCATGAAGATCAGCATCAGTTGATTACCCATGGGGTATATAG GTTTATGCGCCATCCTGGATATTCTGGTTTTCTTATATGGGCAGTAGGAACCCAGGTTATGCTGTGTAATCCAGTATCAACAGTTGCATTCACATATGTCTTGTGGCGATTCTTTTCAAAACGGATACC GTATGAAGAGTTTTTCTTGAGGCAGTTCTTTGGCTCTGAATATGAAGAATACGCACAGAGAGTGCACTCTGGATTACCATTTATTAAGTGA